TGGCAGCCCGTAGCGCCTCGGCGGGCACATCCGGCTGCTCGAGGAAAAGCTGCATGACGGCGTCGTCGCGCTCGGCAACCGCCTCGACCAACGCGGCTCGGGCGGCTTCCGCCTGATCGCGGTATTCTTCCGGCCACTCTGACGTATTCACCACGGCGCCCTGTGTCGCGGCGTCGAAGGTGAGGTGCCGGCGGTCCAGCAGGTCCAACACCCCGTTGAAGGATGCCTCGCTGCCGGCCGGAAGTTGCACGGGCCATGCGGGAGCGCCGAGGCGTTCGCGGATATTTCGTACGACCCAGTCAAACCTCGCACCCATCCGGTCCATCTTGTTTACGTAGGCCAGACAGGGCACGCGGTATTTCCGAGCCTGGCGCCACACGGTCTCCGACTGGGGCTGCACGCCGGCCACGCCGCAGAAAACACCAATGGCGCCATCGAGGACGCGGAGAGATCGCTCGACTTCGACAGTGAAGTCGACGTGGCCCGGCGTGTCGATGATGTTGATCTGCTTGTTGCGCCAGTAACAGGTCGTGGCCGCGCTTGTGATGGTGATGCCTCGCTCCCGCTCCTGGATCATCCAATCCATGGTCGCAGTGCCATCATCCACCTCGCCCATGCGGTGGACACGCCCCGTATAAAAGAGCATGCGCTCAGTGGTGGTCGTTTTGCCCGCGTCGATGTGCGCGATGACCCCGATATTCCGGATATCCGCCAGCGCATGGGACCGCCCCTCCGCCTCACGCTTAGAACGCGTGGCGGAAGGCGGCTGGGCGCTGGGGGCGGCGGGGGGCATGGCGCGGTCGGAGCACGATCACCATCGATAATGAGCGAATGCCTTGTTGGCCTGCGCCATCTTGTGGGTGTCTTCCTTCTTCTTGACGGCGTTGCCCTGATTCTTGGAGGCGTCGATGATTTCCATGGCGAGGGCACGCCGCATGGGAAGGCCTTTGCGCTCCTTGGCGTAAGTGACAATCCAGCGCATGGCTAGAGCCGTCTGGCGGTCGGGCTCGACTTCGACAGGAACCTGGTAGGTTGCGCCACCGACGCGCCGGGACTTGACTTCGACCTTCGGTTTGACGTTCTCGAGGCCGGCTTTCAGCACTTCCAACGGGTCCTGCTTGGTCTGTTCGGCGATGGCATCCAGCGCGCTGTAGACGATTCGCTCGGCGACAGCGCGTTTGCCACGCCGCATGACCTTGGTGATCAGGCCGCCAACCTCTACGCTGTTGTAGCGGAGGTCCGGCACTTTCGGACGTTTTTCGGCACGACGTCGTCTCATGGAAGAACTCTGTCCCCCTCTTATTTCTTGGCGCCTTCGGGCTTCGGGCGCTTGGTGCCGTACTTGGAGCGGCCCCGCTTACGCTGGCCCCAGCCGGGCTGTTCGTTGACGCCTGCGCAATCGAGCGTGCCCCGAATGATGTGGTAGCGAACGCCGGGCAGGTCTTTTACGCGACCGCCGCGCACAAGCACCATGCTGTGCTCTTGAAGGTTGTGGCCCACTCCGGGGATGTAAGCGGTAACTTCCACGCCGTTGGTCAACCGAACGCGCGCGATTTTGCGAAGCGCCGAATTTGGCTTTTTCGGCGTCATCGTCTTCACAAGCAGACAAACTCCCCGGCGCTGCGGGCATTTTTGCAGCGCAGGCGATTTGCTCTTCGTTTTGGGGGGCTGCCGCCCCTTTCTCACCAATTGATTGATTGTCGGCATATCGTCCTCTGCGTTCGAGAAAGGGCGGGGAGTTTAGCAAGCTCCGCGCCCGTCTGGCAACTTCTACGCGTTCGTCGCGGAGTCCTTGGTTTCCCCGCCGCCCAGTCGGTCTCCGAGCAGTTCCTCCGCCGTTATCGGTTCGGCGAGGGGCACAAGCTTGATATTGCGGTACATGCTGAATCCTGTGCCCGCCGGGATCAGATGACCCATGATGACGTTTTCCTTGAATCCACGCAGGTAGTCGACGCGCCCCAAGGTCGCCGCATCGGTCAGCACGCGTGTCGTGTCCTGGAACGACGCAGCGGAAATAAAGCTTTCGGTTTCGAGCGAGGCTTTCGTGATGCCGAGCAGGACTGGCGACGCCTGCGCCGGCCGCTTGCCTTCCGCCAGGGCCTTTTGGTTCACGTCGAGGAAGTGGTGTTTCTCCACCTGCTCGCCCCACAGAAAATCCGTGTCGCCGGGATCGGTGATGCGGACCTTCTTCAACATGGAGCGCACGATGATCTCGATGTGCTTGTCGTTGATCTCGACGCCCTGCAGTCGATAGACGGTTTGCACCTCGTTGACGAGGTATTCCTGCAACTCCTGGGGTCCGCACACCTCTAGAATCTCCTGCGGAACCACGGGTCCTTCCGTGAGCTGCTGGCCCTTTTTCACGCGGTCGCCGCGGAACACGACGACGTGCTTGCCCATCGGAATCAAGTGCTCTTCCTCGTCACCGGTCACGGGGTCGCGGACAATCAGTTTCCGGCGGCCGCGAACCGTCCCGCCGAATTCGACAATTCCATCGATCCGCGCGATTTCCGCCGCGTCCTTGGGCCGCCGGGCCTCAAACAGTTCGGCCACCCGCGGCAGTCCGCCCGTGATGTCTTTCGTGCTGACCATCTTGCGCGGCGTCTTCGCCAGCATGGCGCCGGCCACCACAATCTCGCCCTCCTTCGCGACCACGTGCGCGCCCGCGGGAATCGAGTAGTAGCTGATCACCTGATTGGTATCCGGATCCTTCAGAACAATCTGCGGATGGAGATCCTCCTTGTGCTCCAGCACAACGACCCCCTCAAGACCCGTTGATTCGTCGACCTCCTTCTTGACGGTCACTCCTTCGATGAAATCGTGGAACTCGATCAAGCCCCGCTGCTCGGACAAGATCGGCACGTTGTACGGATCCCATTTGACGAAGGACTGCCCCTTCTTGACAGCGCCGCCATCCTCAATCGAGATGGTAGCGCCGATGACCAGCGTGTATTTCTCAAGCTCGCGCCCCTCGTCGTCATAAATTCCGATCACACCGTTCTTGTTCAGCACGACGAAGGTGCCTTCCTGGGTCCGCACCGTCCGGAGGTCGTGATATCGCACTACGCCGTTGTTGCGCGCGATGATCTGAGGTTGTTTGAAGACGGCCGCCGCAGTGCCGCCGATGTGGAAGGTGCGCATCGTCAACTGCGTTCCGGGCTCGCCGATCGACTGGGCGGCGATGATGCCGACCGCGTCCCCGAGTTGTGCGGGCCGATTGGTGGCGAGGTTCCGGCCATAACACCGGGCGCACACGCCGCCCCTCGACTCACAGGTCAGAACGCTGCGGATGCGAACGGACTCCATTCCCAGGCTCGCGATGATGTCGCGCGCCTTCTCGTCGATTTCCTGGCCCGCCGCCACGATGATCTCCTTTGTGGCCGGATGGCGAATATCGTCGACCGCCGTCCGTCCCAGGATGCGCGCGGCAAGGGGCACCAGCTCCTCGTCGCCCTCCATGATGGGCTTGATGTCGATACCGTTCAGCGTGCCGCAGTCTTGCTCGATGATGATCACGTCATGGGCGACGTCGACGAGCTTGCGGGTCAGATAACCGGCATCGGCCGTCTTGAGCGCGGTGTCAGCCAATCCTTTTCGGGCGCCGTGCGTGGAGATGAAGTATTCCAGCACGCTTAGGCCCTCGCGGAAATTGGAAAGAATGGGCTTCTCGATGATTTCGCCGGACGGCTTCGCCATAAGCCCTCGGATTCCCGCGAGCTGCCGGATTTGCTGCCGGTTGCCGCGGGCGCCCGAGTCCACCATCATGAACAGCGGGTTGACGTCGCGCCGGCCCTTATCGAAATCATTGAATTCGAGCGCTCCGAAGAGCACGCTCGACACCCGGTCGGTCGCGTGCGTCCAGATGTCGATGATCTTGTTGTAGCGCTCGCCATCGGTGATGATGCCCTTGCGATACTGGTTTTCCACCTCCTGAATCTGCTTCTGGGCATCGCTGACGATGGCGTCCTTCTCGGCAGGGATGATCATGTCGACGAGGCCGATCGAGACCCCCGCCAACGTGGCGTACTCAAACCCGAGCGCTTTCAACCGGTCTAGGCATCGAACCGTTTCATCGTGGCCGGCGATCTGGTAACAGCGGAAAATTAGCTCCTCGAGCTTCTTCTTCGGGACCGGGCCGTTGAAGAAGCCGAGTGAGTCCGGCCAGATCTCGTTGAAGAAAACGCGCCCGACGGTGGTTTCGATCACCGAGCGGGTCTTGTCCCCGTAATACGTGTCCCGCCGGTAGTCGGGGTTGCGCAGCCGGATACGGTCATGAATCCGTACGGCCTTCTCGTCAAAAGCGGTATGGACCTCGTGAGCATCGTTGAAAAGTGGAAGGTGCTCGATTTGATCCGCTGGCTTTGGCGCCATGCGGCGGCGAATGCGGTCCTCTTGCGACTCGATGGTCAGATAGTAGCAGCCGAGCGCGATATCCTGCGTCGGCGTCATGATCGGTTTGCCGCTGGAAGGCGAAAAAATGTTGTTGGGCGCCAGCATGAGCAGGCGCGATTCCAACTGCGCCTCGATGGACAGCGGGACATGTACCGCCATCTGGTCGCCGTCGAAGTCGGCGTTGTAAGCCGTGCACACCAGGGGATGAATACGGATCGCCTCTCCCTCGATGAGCACCGGCTCGAATGACTGAATGGAGAGACGATGCAGGGTGGGCGCTCGGTTGAGCATCACCGTGTGACCGCGCGTGACCTCTTCGAGAATATCCCAAACCTCATCCCCTTCGCGCTCGATCATCTTTTTCGCCGATCGAACCGTGTGCACGATCCCCAATTCCTTGAGCCGGCGGATGATGAACGGCTCAAAGAGGACCAGCGCCATCTTCTTCGGCAGGCCGCACTGGTTGAGCTTCAATTCCGGACCGATGACGATCACGGAGCGGCCCGAGTAGTCCACGCGCTTGCCGAGCAGATTCTGGCGAAATCGCCCCTGCTTGCCGCGGAGCATGTCGGAGAGCGATTTGAGCGGCCGGTTCCCCGCCCCGGTCACGGCGCGACCGTGTCGACCGTTGTCGAAAAGGGCGTCCACCGCCTCCTGCAACATCCGCTTTTCATTTCGAATGATGACGTCCGGTGTCTTTAGTTGCAGCAGGTTCTTCAACCGGTTGTTCCGGTTGATCACGCGGCGATAAAGGTCATTGAGGTCTGACGTTGCAAACCGGCCGCCCTCCAGCGGCACCAGCGGGCGCAGTTCTGGAGGAATCACGGGAAGGACCTCGAGAATCATCCATTCGGGGCGCGAGTTTGTCCTTCGAAACGCATCAAGAACCTTGATGCGCTTGGTCAATTTTTTCTTGGTCTGCTTGCTCCGCGTCTCCGCCATTTCCCGGTCGAGTTGCTCGATCAACTCATCAAGGTTGATTTTGCGCATGAGATCGCGGATGCCCTCGGCGCCCATCTTAGCGATAAAGGCGTCGCCATACTTGTCCTGGGCCTCGCGAAACTCCATTTCGCTCAGGAGCTGTTTTTCCTGAAGCGGGGTGTCGCCGGGGTCAACGACCACATAATCCTCGTAGTAAAGGACGCGCTCGAGGTTGCGGCTGGACATGTCGAGCACGAGCCCTATGCGGCTGGGCGTACATTTGAAGAACCAGATGTGCGAAACGGGGACGGCCAGCTCAATGTGTCCCATGCGCTCGCGTCGAACGCGGGCGAGGGTGACTTCAACCCCGCAGCGGTCGCACACGACCCCTTTATGCTTAATCCGCTTGTATTTTCCGCAGGCGCACTCCCAGTCCTTTGTGGGTCCGAAGATTTTTTCGCAGAACAGCCCCCCCTTCTCCGGTTTGAAGGTGCGGTAGTTGATGGTTTCCGGATTTTTGACCTCTCCGCGGCTCCACGACCGGATTGTCTCCGGCGACGCCACGGTGATACTGGCCCAATCGAAGCCACTGAAGGCTGGCTCCGTGCTCAACCAATGCGCTGCGCTGGTATGTTCTGCCATAGGATCGATCTCCGCTCCGCCTGACGGCCTCTGACGCCTAGGACTCCTTTCCGCGGTGAACGCGGATGTCGAGCGCGAGGCTTTGCATCTCCTTCATCAACACGTTGAAGGACTCCGGCATCCCGGCATCGAGGACGTTTTCGCCCTTCACGATCGATTCATAGATCCGGGTTCGACCCTGCACGTCGTCACTCTTCACCGTGAGGAGTTCCTGCAGCGCGTAGGCCGCGCCATAGGCCTCCATTGCCCAGACCTCCATCTCGCCGAACCGCTGACCGCCGTACTGCGCCTTGCCGCCAAGCGGCTGCTGAGTGACCAGCGAATACGGGCCGACCGCCCGGGCATGAATCTTGTCGCTAACCAGG
This genomic interval from Kiritimatiellia bacterium contains the following:
- the rpsG gene encoding 30S ribosomal protein S7, which encodes MRRRRAEKRPKVPDLRYNSVEVGGLITKVMRRGKRAVAERIVYSALDAIAEQTKQDPLEVLKAGLENVKPKVEVKSRRVGGATYQVPVEVEPDRQTALAMRWIVTYAKERKGLPMRRALAMEIIDASKNQGNAVKKKEDTHKMAQANKAFAHYRW
- the rpoC gene encoding DNA-directed RNA polymerase subunit beta' yields the protein MAEHTSAAHWLSTEPAFSGFDWASITVASPETIRSWSRGEVKNPETINYRTFKPEKGGLFCEKIFGPTKDWECACGKYKRIKHKGVVCDRCGVEVTLARVRRERMGHIELAVPVSHIWFFKCTPSRIGLVLDMSSRNLERVLYYEDYVVVDPGDTPLQEKQLLSEMEFREAQDKYGDAFIAKMGAEGIRDLMRKINLDELIEQLDREMAETRSKQTKKKLTKRIKVLDAFRRTNSRPEWMILEVLPVIPPELRPLVPLEGGRFATSDLNDLYRRVINRNNRLKNLLQLKTPDVIIRNEKRMLQEAVDALFDNGRHGRAVTGAGNRPLKSLSDMLRGKQGRFRQNLLGKRVDYSGRSVIVIGPELKLNQCGLPKKMALVLFEPFIIRRLKELGIVHTVRSAKKMIEREGDEVWDILEEVTRGHTVMLNRAPTLHRLSIQSFEPVLIEGEAIRIHPLVCTAYNADFDGDQMAVHVPLSIEAQLESRLLMLAPNNIFSPSSGKPIMTPTQDIALGCYYLTIESQEDRIRRRMAPKPADQIEHLPLFNDAHEVHTAFDEKAVRIHDRIRLRNPDYRRDTYYGDKTRSVIETTVGRVFFNEIWPDSLGFFNGPVPKKKLEELIFRCYQIAGHDETVRCLDRLKALGFEYATLAGVSIGLVDMIIPAEKDAIVSDAQKQIQEVENQYRKGIITDGERYNKIIDIWTHATDRVSSVLFGALEFNDFDKGRRDVNPLFMMVDSGARGNRQQIRQLAGIRGLMAKPSGEIIEKPILSNFREGLSVLEYFISTHGARKGLADTALKTADAGYLTRKLVDVAHDVIIIEQDCGTLNGIDIKPIMEGDEELVPLAARILGRTAVDDIRHPATKEIIVAAGQEIDEKARDIIASLGMESVRIRSVLTCESRGGVCARCYGRNLATNRPAQLGDAVGIIAAQSIGEPGTQLTMRTFHIGGTAAAVFKQPQIIARNNGVVRYHDLRTVRTQEGTFVVLNKNGVIGIYDDEGRELEKYTLVIGATISIEDGGAVKKGQSFVKWDPYNVPILSEQRGLIEFHDFIEGVTVKKEVDESTGLEGVVVLEHKEDLHPQIVLKDPDTNQVISYYSIPAGAHVVAKEGEIVVAGAMLAKTPRKMVSTKDITGGLPRVAELFEARRPKDAAEIARIDGIVEFGGTVRGRRKLIVRDPVTGDEEEHLIPMGKHVVVFRGDRVKKGQQLTEGPVVPQEILEVCGPQELQEYLVNEVQTVYRLQGVEINDKHIEIIVRSMLKKVRITDPGDTDFLWGEQVEKHHFLDVNQKALAEGKRPAQASPVLLGITKASLETESFISAASFQDTTRVLTDAATLGRVDYLRGFKENVIMGHLIPAGTGFSMYRNIKLVPLAEPITAEELLGDRLGGGETKDSATNA
- the rpsL gene encoding 30S ribosomal protein S12 translates to MPTINQLVRKGRQPPKTKSKSPALQKCPQRRGVCLLVKTMTPKKPNSALRKIARVRLTNGVEVTAYIPGVGHNLQEHSMVLVRGGRVKDLPGVRYHIIRGTLDCAGVNEQPGWGQRKRGRSKYGTKRPKPEGAKK